The bacterium genome window below encodes:
- the cbiB gene encoding adenosylcobinamide-phosphate synthase CbiB: protein MEFIIILSLAVILDLLLGDPRWLPMVVVYIGKAITKLEPYLRKKVEDERWAGLLLVISIVSGTYLIIFILLQVTIQIQPYLYFLISIYLLFNAISIKGMALEAKKIVISLERIKESYHKEFWIKNARQRLAKIVGRDTRYLSEEEIMRATIESVAESITDGVISPLFYMFLGGLPLCWAYKAINTLDSMVGYKNERYKNFGYFSAKFDDVANYIPARLTALLFILAAFFLKKDYLRTIKTILRDGRKHPSPNSGLVEAGMAGALGIKLGGKNYYQGKLQFRPYLGEGNSREGSLREEIKKIETKHVKESIKFLYLVSFLMVIISLTLKVMI from the coding sequence ATGGAATTTATAATTATCTTATCCCTGGCCGTGATCTTAGACCTTTTACTTGGTGATCCAAGATGGTTGCCAATGGTGGTAGTTTACATTGGCAAAGCCATTACTAAATTAGAACCATATCTTCGTAAAAAGGTTGAAGATGAAAGATGGGCCGGACTTTTACTGGTAATCTCGATCGTTAGTGGTACTTATTTAATAATCTTTATTCTTCTCCAAGTAACTATCCAAATCCAGCCCTATCTATATTTTTTAATAAGTATCTATCTTTTATTTAATGCCATCTCTATAAAAGGCATGGCTTTGGAAGCCAAAAAGATAGTTATATCTTTAGAAAGGATTAAAGAGAGCTACCATAAAGAGTTTTGGATTAAGAATGCTCGTCAAAGATTAGCCAAGATTGTAGGAAGAGATACTCGCTATTTAAGTGAAGAAGAGATAATGCGGGCTACGATAGAATCTGTAGCAGAAAGTATCACCGATGGAGTAATCTCTCCCTTGTTCTACATGTTTTTAGGAGGATTGCCTCTCTGTTGGGCTTATAAGGCGATAAATACTTTAGATTCTATGGTCGGGTATAAAAATGAAAGATATAAAAATTTTGGTTATTTTTCAGCCAAGTTCGATGATGTAGCTAATTATATTCCCGCTAGACTTACCGCTTTACTTTTTATCTTAGCTGCATTTTTCTTGAAAAAAGATTACCTAAGAACCATAAAGACGATCTTAAGGGATGGCAGAAAGCATCCTAGCCCCAATAGCGGCTTAGTGGAAGCAGGAATGGCTGGGGCGCTGGGAATAAAATTAGGAGGAAAAAATTACTATCAAGGGAAATTACAATTTAGACCTTATTTAGGAGAAGGGAATTCAAGAGAAGGGAGTTTAAGAGAAGAGATAAAAAAGATAGAGACAAAACATGTTAAGGAATCCATCAAGTTTTTATATTTAGTCTCATTTTTAATGGTGATCATATCTTTAACTTTAAAGGTAATGATATAA
- the cobT gene encoding nicotinate-nucleotide--dimethylbenzimidazole phosphoribosyltransferase produces the protein MKLLEETLKKITTVEESYQEAFHRWDNLAIPKGSLGRLEEFAKKIVSITKNQRPLLKNKVIFTMASDHGVANLKVSAFPKEVTLQMLYNFSKGGAAINILASQVGARIVVVDMGVEAEVDSKFNICNKKVNYGTKDFTQGRAMSRKEAILALERGIEVFEEEYQKGIDIIGTGDMGIGNTTSSSAITAVITKKSVREVTGRGTGIDDLTLEKKIAVIEKGIMLNLPDPEDGIDLLSKVGGYEIGGIAGVILAACARRIPVVIDGFVSTAGALIAILLKDEVRGYLLAAHSSVERGHKIALEKLRLTPIIDLNLRLGEGTGAALVIGIIEASCRLLNEVLTFSEAGVNKSNL, from the coding sequence ATGAAATTATTAGAAGAGACCTTAAAAAAAATAACCACGGTGGAAGAGAGTTACCAAGAAGCTTTTCATCGTTGGGATAATTTAGCTATTCCTAAGGGAAGTTTAGGAAGATTAGAAGAATTTGCTAAAAAAATAGTCTCTATTACTAAAAATCAAAGACCTTTGCTTAAAAATAAGGTTATTTTTACCATGGCTAGCGATCATGGTGTAGCTAACTTAAAAGTCAGTGCTTTTCCTAAGGAAGTTACTCTCCAGATGCTCTATAATTTTTCCAAAGGAGGAGCAGCTATTAATATCTTAGCTTCTCAGGTAGGAGCTCGTATTGTGGTGGTTGATATGGGAGTAGAAGCAGAAGTAGATTCAAAGTTTAACATCTGTAATAAAAAAGTTAATTATGGCACCAAAGATTTTACTCAAGGAAGAGCTATGAGCAGAAAAGAAGCTATTTTAGCTTTAGAGAGAGGAATTGAAGTATTTGAAGAAGAGTATCAGAAAGGAATAGATATTATTGGGACTGGAGATATGGGTATTGGCAATACTACTTCTTCTAGTGCGATTACGGCTGTGATTACCAAAAAATCAGTCAGAGAGGTAACTGGAAGAGGGACAGGCATAGATGATCTTACCTTAGAAAAAAAGATAGCGGTTATTGAAAAAGGAATTATGTTAAATCTACCTGATCCTGAAGATGGAATTGATCTTCTTTCTAAGGTAGGTGGTTATGAGATTGGTGGCATAGCTGGAGTTATTTTAGCAGCTTGTGCTCGTAGAATACCGGTAGTTATTGATGGCTTTGTCTCTACGGCCGGAGCTTTAATTGCTATTTTACTAAAAGATGAAGTCAGGGGATACTTATTGGCCGCTCATAGTTCCGTAGAGAGGGGACATAAAATAGCTTTAGAAAAACTAAGACTTACACCCATTATTGACTTAAACTTACGTTTAGGAGAAGGAACAGGAGCAGCTTTAGTTATTGGGATTATTGAAGCAAGTTGTAGATTGTTAAACGAAGTTTTAACCTTCAGTGAAGCTGGAGTAAATAAGAGTAATTTATGA
- the cobS gene encoding adenosylcobinamide-GDP ribazoletransferase: MKRFIIALQFLTRLKIPYLRLSSDSVAIAQSTRYFTVVGLFLGLLISVVYCISQLYFPKIIASLITVFTLIYTCRALHLDGFADTIDGLYGGSSLEDKLEIMRDSHIGTMGVVGLILLLLGKILFIANISTNLVYTILFLMPAVGRGSIVFLSYFSNYAREGFGIGRAFTECVELRELLISQLILLMALVFTLKYQGLLFFILISLSSLFYLIYLKKEIGGQTGDTLGALCEINELLFLGLAYLMS; the protein is encoded by the coding sequence ATGAAGCGTTTTATTATTGCTTTACAATTTTTAACGCGGCTAAAGATTCCTTATTTAAGATTAAGTAGTGATAGTGTTGCTATTGCTCAATCGACAAGATACTTTACAGTAGTCGGCTTATTTTTAGGATTGTTAATCTCGGTGGTTTATTGTATTAGTCAGTTATACTTTCCTAAGATAATTGCTTCTCTAATTACAGTCTTTACCTTAATTTATACTTGCCGAGCTTTACATTTGGATGGTTTTGCGGATACTATTGATGGATTATATGGAGGAAGTTCGTTAGAAGATAAGTTAGAAATTATGAGGGATAGCCATATTGGCACGATGGGCGTGGTAGGCTTAATCTTGTTATTATTGGGAAAGATTCTTTTTATAGCTAATATAAGCACCAATTTAGTTTATACTATTCTATTCTTAATGCCAGCGGTAGGAAGAGGAAGTATTGTCTTTCTCTCTTATTTTTCAAACTACGCTCGGGAAGGTTTTGGAATAGGAAGGGCTTTTACTGAATGCGTAGAATTAAGGGAGTTATTAATTTCTCAGTTAATATTATTGATGGCTTTAGTCTTTACTCTTAAATATCAAGGGTTATTATTTTTTATCTTAATCTCATTGTCTTCACTTTTTTATCTTATTTATCTTAAAAAGGAAATTGGTGGGCAGACTGGAGATACCTTAGGAGCTTTATGTGAAATTAATGAGCTGTTGTTTTTAGGGCTGGCCTATCTAATGTCTTAA